In one window of Denticeps clupeoides chromosome 2, fDenClu1.1, whole genome shotgun sequence DNA:
- the fam20a gene encoding pseudokinase FAM20A, with product MRRDRLLVASSLAFILAADVYFVLLPRLREWYRQPQRDGCACRGANGSESDRSSEPWGSNVSIGTLDSGSKLERLFAHPLYSIGLPEVGPEEILLQSEELMSYYRRKVLRWERQQKFYSVAAAVANISVHEQRVTFDPGASWFKFHLGINRYALYARNDPNIAQLIKDMQNTPVISADYTQDEKALKGLCDCSQVVKPSGHHLKLALKFQDFGKAMFKPMRQERNQETPEDFFYFVDFQRHNAEIAAFHLDRVLDFRRVPPVVGRFVNVTGEILQATRNDDLRSVFFTSPANNTCFFAKCLYVCKTEYAVCGQPDLLEGSMSAYLPGLSISPRISIPNPWTRSYTFTGRQEWEVNPSYCDTVKKMYPYNLGNRLLNIIDMAIFDFLMGNMDRHHYEIFTKFGDAGFLLHFDNARGFGRHSHDEMSILAPLTQCCMIKQSTLLRLRLLARPQYRLSDVMRESLTLDPLWPVLTEPHLLALDRRLGRVLRAVQRCVKRLGEQGVVVMDFVETLRGATPRQTKESR from the exons ATGAGACGCGACAGGCTCCTGGTGGCCTCCAGCTTGGCGTTCATCTTGGCGGCGGACGTGTACTTCGTACTGCTGCCCAGGCTGAGGGAGTGGTACCGGCAGCCACAGAGGGACGGCTGCGCTTGCAGGGGGGCCAACGGCAGCGAGAGTGACAGGTCCTCGGAGCCATGGGGCTCCAACGTATCCATAGGCACCCTTGACTCGGGTTCCAAGCTTGAGCGGCTGTTCGCCCACCCCCTCTACAGCATTGGGCTTCCAGAGGTGGGACCAGAAGAGATCCTGCTCCAGTCGGAGGAGCTGATGAGCTACTACAGGAGGAAGGTGTTGCGCTGGGAGAG ACAACAGAAGTTCTACAGCGTCGCAGCGGCAGTGGCAAATATCTCTGTACATGAACAACGGGTGACATTTGACCCTGGTGCCAGCTGGTTTAAATTCCACTTGGGCATCAACCGCTATGCCCTATATGCGCGAAATGACCCCAACATCGCCCAACTCATCAAGGACATGCAGAATACTCCTGTGATAAGTGCAG ATTACACCCAAGATGAGAAGGCGCTGAAAGGGCTCTGTGACTGTTCTCAAG TGGTCAAACCGAGTGGGCATCATCTGAAGCTCGCCCTCAAGTTCCAGGACTTTGGCAAGGCCATGTTTAAACCTATGCG GCAGGAGAGAAACCAGGAAACCCCTGAGGACTTCTTTTACTTTGTCGACTTCCAGAGGCACAATGCAGAGATCGCTGCTTTTCATTTGGACAG GGTTCTAGATTTCCGGAGAGTTCCGCCAGTGGTTGGGAGATTCGTGAATGTGACAGGAGAAATATTGCAGGCCACTCGTAATGATGACCTTCGGAGTGTCTTCTTCACTTCGCCAG CCAACAACACCTGCTTTTTCGCTAAGTGCCTGTACGTATGTAAAACCGAATACGCAGTGTGTGGTCAGCCAGACCTGCTGGAGGGCTCGATGTCAGCCTACCTCCCCGGACTGAGCATCTCCCCCCGAATCTCCATCCCAAACCCCTGGACCCGCTCCTACACCTTTACAGGCCGACAGGA ATGGGAGGTCAATCCGTCCTATTGTGACACAGTTAAGAAGATGTACCCATACAATTTGGGCAACAGGCTGCTCAATATTATCGACATGGCCATATTTGACTTCCTCATGG GCAACATGGACCGTCACCATTACGAAATCTTCACCAAGTTTGGCGATGCCGGTTTCCTCCTTCACTTTGACAATGCAagagg attTGGAAGACACTCTCATGATGAAAtgtccatcttggcccctctgaCTCAGTGTTGCAT GATCAAACAGTCCACCCTGCTACGGTTGAGGCTGCTGGCCCGGCCTCAGTACCGGCTCAGTGACGTGATGCGGGAATCCCTGACCCTCGACCCGCTCTGGCCCGTCCTCACCGAGCCTCACCTGCTGGCCCTGGATCGCAGGCTGGGGCGTGTCCTGCGGGCGGTGCAGCGGTGTGTCAAGCGGCTGGGGGAACAGGGGGTAGTGGTGATGGACTTTGTGGAGACGCTGCGAGGTGCCACGCCTCGGCAGACAAAGGAGAGCAGGTGA
- the prkar1ab gene encoding protein kinase, cAMP-dependent, regulatory, type I, alpha (tissue specific extinguisher 1) b, producing MASGTGSSEEENSLRECEMYVQRHNIQQLLKDCIVQLCTSRPERPMAFLQEYFERLEKEEAKQIQNQQKASSRSDSREDEVSPPMNPVVKGRRRRGAISAEVYTEEDAASYVRKVIPKDYKTMAALAKAIEKNVLFSHLDDNERSDIFDAMFPVTYIAGEIVIQQGDEGDNFYVIDQGEMDVYVNSEWVTSIGEGGSFGELALIYGTPRAATVRAKTNVKLWGIDRDSYRRILMGSTLRKRKMYEEFLSKVSILESLDKWERLTVADALEPVQFEDGQKIVVQGEPGDEFFIILEGCAAVLQRRSENEEFVEVGRLGPSDYFGEIALLMNRPRAATVVARGPLKCVKLDRPRFERVLGPCSDILKRNIQQYNSFVSLSV from the exons ATGGCATCGGGCACtggcagcagcgaggaggagAACAGCCTGCGCGAGTGTGAGATGTATGTGCAGCGTCACAAcatccagcagctgctgaaggACTGCATCGTGCAGCTGTGCACCTCCAGGCCGGAACGGCCCATGGCCTTCTTGCAGGAGTACTTCGAGAGGCTGGAGAAG GAGGAAGCCAAGCAGATCCAGAATCAGCAGAAGGCCAGCTCCCGCTCGGACTCTCGGGAGGATGAGGTGTCCCCGCCCATGAACCCTGTTGTGAAGGGCCGCAGGCGACGGGGCGCCATCAGCGCCGAGGTCTACACGGAAGAGGACGCGGCCTCCTACGTGCGCAAA gtcaTACCCAAAGACTACAAAACGATGGCGGCCCTGGCTAAGGCTATAGAAAAGAATGTGCTGTTCTCACATCTGGACGATAACGAAAGGAG TGACATCTTTGATGCCATGTTCCCCGTCACATACATTGCAGGAGAAATAGTTATTCAGCAAG GTGATGAGGGTGACAACTTCTACGTCATCGATCAGGGGGAAATGGAT GTGTATGTGAACAGTGAGTGGGTCACCAGCATCGGGGAGGGGGGCAGCTTTGGAGAGCTGGCCCTGATCTACGGCACCCCAAGGGCCGCCACGGTCCGAGCCAAGACCAATGTCAAGCTGTGGGGCATTGACCGTGACAGCTACAGGAGGATACTGATG GGGAGTACtttgaggaagaggaagatgtaCGAAGAGTTCCTTAGCAAAGTGTCCATTTTAG AATCCCTGGATAAGTGGGAGCGGCTGACTGTGGCCGACGCCCTGGAACCCGTTCAATTTGAAGACGGACAGAAGATTGTTGTCCAGGGGGAACCAGGAGATGAATTCTTCATCATACTAGAG GGTTGTGCAGCTGTACTGCAGCGCCGATCAGAGAATGAAGAATTTGTTGAAGTTGGGCGGTTAGGACCCTCCGATTACTTCG GAGAAATTGCCTTGCTAATGAACCGCCCTCGCGCCGCCACGGTGGTCGCTCGAGGCCCGCTGAAGTGCGTGAAGCTGGACCGGCCACGGTTCGAAAGAGTCCTGGGGCCCTGCTCCGACATCTTGAAGCGGAACATCCAACAGTACAACAGCTTCGTGTCGTTGTCAGTCTAA
- the LOC114784291 gene encoding WD repeat domain phosphoinositide-interacting protein 1-like isoform X1: MSRRPSDGSPGTRRLLCASFNQDTTSLAVGSKDGYKLFSLSSVDTLDCIHHGNDMSDVYIVERLFSSSLVVVVSRTMPQRMNIYHFKKGTEICNYCYSSNILAVRLNRQRLVVCLEESLYIHNIKDMKLLKSLLSTPTNHKGLCALSINHSNSYLAYPGSSSMGDIIVYDTNSLSHVVEISAHDSPLAALSFNTSGTMLTSASEKGTVIRVFTVPDGLRLFEFRRGMKRYVSISSLSFSADGQYLCASSNTETVHVFKLENHSPSVGEESPTWSSYVGKVFSAASTYLPTPVSDMMHQDRAFATVHLNMFGLKNMCALAIIQKLLRLLIASSDGHLYIYNVDPQEGEECVLVKKHRLLEMDEKKPLLAKESIEGQSYAATVAATACTGPPTGTALTGYSEDGGARKGEVIPEHELAAGPVSLDDEQEFPPMTSRYN, translated from the exons ATGTCCCGGCGGCCGTCCGACGGGTCTCCGGGGACACGGAGACTCTTGTGCGCCTCTTTCAACCAGGACACCAC TTCTCTGGCCGTGGGATCCAAAGATGGCTATAAACTCTTTTCCTTGTCATCTGTGGACACGCTGGATTGCATTCATCACGGCA ATGATATGTCGGATGTGTATATCGTCGAGAGGCTCTTCTCCAGCAGCCTGGTGGTAGTGGTGAGCCGGACCATGCCACAGCGCATGAACATCTACCACTTCAAAAAGGGCACGGAGATCTGCAACTACTGCTACTCCAGCAACATCCTTGCAGTGCGTCTCAACCGGCAG AGGCTGGTCGTCTGTCTGGAGGAGTCTCTCTACATCCACAACATCAAAGACATGAAACTCCTCAAATCCCTACTCAGCACGCCAACAAACCACAAAG GTCTGTGTGCGTTATCCATCAACCATTCCAACTCCTACCTGGCCTACCCAGGAAGCAGCAGCATGGGTGACATCATTGTCTATGACACTAACAGCCTG AGCCATGTGGTCGAAATCTCTGCCCAtgacagccctctggcagcgcTTTCCTTCAACACGTCAGGCACCATGCTGACCAGCGCCTCTGAGAAA GGCACCGTCATCAGAGTGTTCACTGTTCCCGACGGCCTCAGGCTATTTGAGTTCCGTAGAGGAATGAAGCG GTACGTCAGCATCAGCTCTCTGTCCTTCAGCGCGGACGGCCAGTACCTGTGTGCCTCCAGTAATACAGAAACCGTGCACGTTTTTAAACTGGAGAATCACAGTCCCAG TGTAGGCGAGGAGTCTCCGACATGGTCTTCCTATGTGGGTAAAGTGTTCTCAGCAGCCAGCACCTACCTGCCCACACCAGTGTCGGATATGATGCACCAGGACCGGGCTTTTGCAACCGTGCACCTCAACATGTTCGGCCTGAAGAACATGTGCGCTCTGGCCAT AATCCAGAAGCTTCTGCGTCTTCTGATTGCCTCCTCTGATGGCCACCTTTACATCTACAACGTGGATCCTCAGGAAGGAGAGGAGTGCGTGTTGGTAAAGAAACACAG GCTGCTTGAAATGGATGAGAAGAAACCATTGTTGGCAAAGGAGTCTATCGAGGGGCAATCGTACGCTGCAACGGTCGCCGCGACGGCCTGCACAGGACCCCCAACTGGTACAGCACTCACAG GTTATTCGGAGGACGGAGGAGCGAGGAAGGGCGAAGTCATCCCGGAGCATGAGCTGGCTGCCGGACCTGTCAGTCTGGACGATGAGCAGGAGTTCCCTCCCATGACCTCTCGGTACAACTAG
- the LOC114784291 gene encoding WD repeat domain phosphoinositide-interacting protein 1-like isoform X2, protein MSDVYIVERLFSSSLVVVVSRTMPQRMNIYHFKKGTEICNYCYSSNILAVRLNRQRLVVCLEESLYIHNIKDMKLLKSLLSTPTNHKGLCALSINHSNSYLAYPGSSSMGDIIVYDTNSLSHVVEISAHDSPLAALSFNTSGTMLTSASEKGTVIRVFTVPDGLRLFEFRRGMKRYVSISSLSFSADGQYLCASSNTETVHVFKLENHSPSVGEESPTWSSYVGKVFSAASTYLPTPVSDMMHQDRAFATVHLNMFGLKNMCALAIIQKLLRLLIASSDGHLYIYNVDPQEGEECVLVKKHRLLEMDEKKPLLAKESIEGQSYAATVAATACTGPPTGTALTGYSEDGGARKGEVIPEHELAAGPVSLDDEQEFPPMTSRYN, encoded by the exons ATGTCGGATGTGTATATCGTCGAGAGGCTCTTCTCCAGCAGCCTGGTGGTAGTGGTGAGCCGGACCATGCCACAGCGCATGAACATCTACCACTTCAAAAAGGGCACGGAGATCTGCAACTACTGCTACTCCAGCAACATCCTTGCAGTGCGTCTCAACCGGCAG AGGCTGGTCGTCTGTCTGGAGGAGTCTCTCTACATCCACAACATCAAAGACATGAAACTCCTCAAATCCCTACTCAGCACGCCAACAAACCACAAAG GTCTGTGTGCGTTATCCATCAACCATTCCAACTCCTACCTGGCCTACCCAGGAAGCAGCAGCATGGGTGACATCATTGTCTATGACACTAACAGCCTG AGCCATGTGGTCGAAATCTCTGCCCAtgacagccctctggcagcgcTTTCCTTCAACACGTCAGGCACCATGCTGACCAGCGCCTCTGAGAAA GGCACCGTCATCAGAGTGTTCACTGTTCCCGACGGCCTCAGGCTATTTGAGTTCCGTAGAGGAATGAAGCG GTACGTCAGCATCAGCTCTCTGTCCTTCAGCGCGGACGGCCAGTACCTGTGTGCCTCCAGTAATACAGAAACCGTGCACGTTTTTAAACTGGAGAATCACAGTCCCAG TGTAGGCGAGGAGTCTCCGACATGGTCTTCCTATGTGGGTAAAGTGTTCTCAGCAGCCAGCACCTACCTGCCCACACCAGTGTCGGATATGATGCACCAGGACCGGGCTTTTGCAACCGTGCACCTCAACATGTTCGGCCTGAAGAACATGTGCGCTCTGGCCAT AATCCAGAAGCTTCTGCGTCTTCTGATTGCCTCCTCTGATGGCCACCTTTACATCTACAACGTGGATCCTCAGGAAGGAGAGGAGTGCGTGTTGGTAAAGAAACACAG GCTGCTTGAAATGGATGAGAAGAAACCATTGTTGGCAAAGGAGTCTATCGAGGGGCAATCGTACGCTGCAACGGTCGCCGCGACGGCCTGCACAGGACCCCCAACTGGTACAGCACTCACAG GTTATTCGGAGGACGGAGGAGCGAGGAAGGGCGAAGTCATCCCGGAGCATGAGCTGGCTGCCGGACCTGTCAGTCTGGACGATGAGCAGGAGTTCCCTCCCATGACCTCTCGGTACAACTAG
- the LOC114784277 gene encoding elongin-B-like isoform X2 has product MIRRHKATIFTDAKESTTVYELKRIVEGILKKSPEDQRLFKDEQVLDDSKTLGDCGFTNQTARPQAPATVGLAFRLTDDVFEPLHIEPFSTPPELPDVMKPQDSSSTANEQSVQ; this is encoded by the exons atgatcCGGCGTCACAAGGCAACCATCTTTACTGATGCCAAAGAGTCCACCACTGTCTATGAGCTGAAGCGCATTGTGGAAGGGATTCTGAAGAAATCCCCTGAAGACCAGAGGCTCTTTAAG GATGAGCAGGTCCTGGATGACAGTAAGACTCTGGGCGACTGTGGCTTTACCAACCAGACCGCCCGACCACAGGCCCCGGCTACAGTTGGACTGGCTTTTCGCCTCACTG ATGACGTGTTTGAGCCTCTGCACATAGAGCCGTTCTCCACCCCCCCTGAGCTCCCGGACGTGATGAAGCCTCAGGATTCCAGCAGCACAGCTAATGAGCAGTCGGTGCAGTGA
- the LOC114784277 gene encoding elongin-B-like isoform X1 codes for MDVFLMIRRHKATIFTDAKESTTVYELKRIVEGILKKSPEDQRLFKDEQVLDDSKTLGDCGFTNQTARPQAPATVGLAFRLTDDVFEPLHIEPFSTPPELPDVMKPQDSSSTANEQSVQ; via the exons ATG gatgtatttttaatgatcCGGCGTCACAAGGCAACCATCTTTACTGATGCCAAAGAGTCCACCACTGTCTATGAGCTGAAGCGCATTGTGGAAGGGATTCTGAAGAAATCCCCTGAAGACCAGAGGCTCTTTAAG GATGAGCAGGTCCTGGATGACAGTAAGACTCTGGGCGACTGTGGCTTTACCAACCAGACCGCCCGACCACAGGCCCCGGCTACAGTTGGACTGGCTTTTCGCCTCACTG ATGACGTGTTTGAGCCTCTGCACATAGAGCCGTTCTCCACCCCCCCTGAGCTCCCGGACGTGATGAAGCCTCAGGATTCCAGCAGCACAGCTAATGAGCAGTCGGTGCAGTGA